One Actinomycetota bacterium genomic region harbors:
- a CDS encoding DUF6049 family protein, translating to MMCRRFMVACVVCATLLSLAAGGAHRAVAQENVAGVSARMNAFYYGPGDRAYLDVDLELSVAARADDLYLELLVYPPASMRSQLASFREGTRRYAMVTRDLETITPESEWTNKMYEVDLNSLGLKAGVYPFEVRLLQDGETISADQNFLVIMDPAAGLPLNLSTLWSMDFLPYTDAQGNELDTGLASACSSSPDEPGFLYGLVQAMKKTPEVRSNLVLANATYDDIAALAEASGKDGSGYEEEGASAIIADLEGSMTGGAVELVGTTYSFADPDALASQAWENPETGGSEGQDDATRQVQLGLDFLEEMASGSAGFVAPLFRLSDPILQRLVSGGVEFTVVGREALEASAAGKRLLEGATLSQPVRFVSSEGYTLKAFVRDETLYTYLESAQGMDATHVIQNIFAELAVLQRERPYAVRSCVLAFPSTFMPPPEFLNDLYTAIKGCPWLQTRLLSELSTDQAPLEGVALQSPVYTGAATDYMQELQAVREDIADFTASIPADHPMQESLGSNQLVAENYRFTTGRDSAAAQAYLGSIDALIRGETAKVTIEQKRSVTLSGTEGKLSVDVTSSLDYPLRGVTLRLDNASLIFPQGSSMQVTVEPRENRYIFDVDTRRKGSFIVDIVLETGDLVIANTSTTVNTSIINTLAIVLLVCLAVIVAVAVLTRRLVRRYRGGKHSKGRAKA from the coding sequence ATGATGTGCCGCCGTTTCATGGTGGCCTGTGTCGTCTGCGCCACCCTCCTCTCCCTCGCGGCGGGCGGAGCGCACCGGGCTGTTGCCCAGGAGAACGTGGCCGGGGTATCCGCCCGTATGAACGCCTTCTACTATGGCCCCGGGGACCGCGCTTACCTCGATGTCGACCTCGAGCTCTCCGTCGCCGCCAGGGCGGACGACCTCTACCTGGAACTCCTCGTCTATCCCCCGGCTTCCATGCGCTCGCAGCTCGCCTCTTTCCGGGAAGGAACGCGCCGCTATGCCATGGTCACCCGCGACCTCGAGACCATCACGCCCGAGTCGGAATGGACGAACAAGATGTACGAGGTAGACCTCAACTCGCTGGGGCTGAAGGCGGGCGTATATCCCTTCGAGGTGAGACTGCTGCAGGACGGAGAGACCATATCCGCGGACCAGAACTTCCTGGTGATCATGGACCCCGCCGCGGGCCTTCCCCTCAACCTCTCCACCCTGTGGAGCATGGACTTCCTGCCGTACACCGACGCGCAGGGAAACGAGCTGGACACCGGCCTGGCCTCAGCCTGCTCCTCCTCCCCCGATGAGCCGGGCTTCCTCTACGGCCTGGTGCAGGCCATGAAGAAGACGCCAGAGGTGCGCAGCAACCTGGTCCTGGCCAACGCCACTTACGACGATATCGCGGCACTGGCGGAAGCGTCCGGAAAGGACGGCAGCGGGTATGAGGAAGAAGGCGCGTCAGCGATCATCGCCGACCTCGAGGGGTCCATGACCGGGGGGGCAGTGGAACTCGTGGGCACGACCTATTCTTTCGCCGACCCCGACGCCCTGGCTTCCCAGGCATGGGAGAACCCGGAAACGGGGGGGAGCGAGGGACAGGACGACGCGACCAGGCAGGTGCAGCTGGGGCTCGATTTCCTGGAAGAGATGGCCAGCGGAAGCGCGGGCTTTGTAGCGCCGCTCTTCCGGCTCAGCGACCCCATCCTGCAGCGCCTGGTGTCGGGTGGCGTAGAATTCACCGTGGTCGGCAGGGAGGCCCTGGAGGCCAGCGCCGCCGGAAAAAGACTGCTGGAGGGGGCCACGCTCTCGCAGCCAGTACGCTTCGTCAGCTCCGAGGGCTATACCCTCAAGGCCTTTGTGCGGGACGAGACCCTCTACACCTACCTGGAGAGCGCGCAGGGGATGGACGCCACCCACGTCATCCAGAACATCTTCGCGGAACTCGCCGTGCTGCAGAGAGAGAGGCCTTACGCGGTGCGCTCGTGCGTGCTGGCCTTTCCCTCGACCTTCATGCCCCCACCGGAATTCCTGAACGATCTCTACACCGCCATCAAGGGCTGCCCGTGGCTCCAGACACGTCTCCTCTCGGAGCTCAGCACCGATCAGGCCCCCCTGGAGGGGGTGGCTCTGCAGTCTCCGGTATACACGGGGGCCGCCACCGATTACATGCAGGAGCTGCAGGCGGTGAGGGAAGATATCGCGGATTTCACCGCCAGCATCCCGGCCGATCACCCCATGCAGGAGAGCCTGGGCAGCAACCAGCTCGTCGCCGAGAACTACCGTTTCACGACGGGACGGGACAGCGCGGCGGCACAGGCTTACCTGGGGAGTATCGACGCCCTCATCCGGGGAGAGACGGCCAAAGTCACCATCGAACAGAAGCGCTCGGTGACCCTCTCCGGCACCGAGGGCAAGCTCAGCGTGGATGTCACCAGCTCCCTGGACTACCCCCTTAGGGGAGTAACCCTGCGGCTGGACAACGCCAGCCTCATATTCCCGCAGGGCAGTTCCATGCAGGTGACCGTCGAGCCGCGCGAGAACCGCTATATCTTCGACGTAGACACCCGCCGCAAGGGATCGTTCATAGTGGACATAGTCCTCGAGACGGGGGACCTGGTCATAGCCAACACCTCCACCACGGTGAACACCTCGATCATCAACACCCTGGCCATAGTCCTCCTGGTCTGCCTGGCCGTGATCGTGGCCGTGGCGGTACTGACGCGCCGCCTCGTGCGCAGATACCGCGGGGGCAAGCATTCGAAGGGGAGGGCGAAGGCGTGA
- the murJ gene encoding murein biosynthesis integral membrane protein MurJ, giving the protein MTSVMEPAPREESTVFAADAAVMAVGTTISRVTGFLRYAALAYVLGLTLRFGETNLPSTYNLANSMPNMIYDLVLGGIIASLFIPVFVEYLTTRSREEAWYVASSVTNISVILLGVVTVLGIAASPIIIRLMTLFGSYNAGDVTTQVVRDQATFMLRFFVPQIIFYGLSAIFGGLLNSHRHFKAPAFAPIANNLVVIATVVVFYFLPGPRDNYLHLVFLAVGTTVGVAAQAFVQVPALMRIGVRYQPVLDFKHPAIRKIGRLAVPLLGYVLLWQVGTWFVFALAIQVDGGVPSYQYAQMFFQLPYGIFAVSIITAIFPAMSEHSALRKMSRFKETFNLGVRSTLLIIVPCAVIYLTLSQPIIRFLLEHGFFKAGDTDLLAGVLFYFALGLIPYSIDMLLVKTFYSMQDTRTPMIINCFVVAINIGANLLFFHLMGVEGLALGFATAYAFSTVIHATVLRLRLGRLGGRRVLATVTKTLAAASAMALVIYASQQLLTRLHPAAGFWTDLLDMLLPMAEGLVVFFFVAHALGMEELTILKDMLARQLGRLVPRRRRA; this is encoded by the coding sequence GTGACCTCGGTGATGGAACCGGCCCCGCGCGAGGAATCTACCGTCTTCGCCGCGGACGCCGCCGTGATGGCCGTCGGCACCACCATCAGCCGCGTGACGGGATTTCTGCGTTACGCCGCCCTAGCCTACGTGCTCGGCCTGACCCTGCGCTTCGGGGAGACCAACCTCCCCAGCACCTACAACCTGGCCAACTCCATGCCCAACATGATCTACGACCTCGTCCTGGGCGGCATCATCGCCTCGCTCTTCATCCCAGTCTTCGTGGAATACCTGACCACGCGCTCGCGGGAGGAGGCATGGTACGTCGCCAGCTCGGTGACCAACATATCCGTCATCCTCCTGGGCGTGGTGACCGTGTTGGGCATCGCGGCCAGCCCTATCATCATCCGGCTCATGACCCTCTTCGGCTCCTACAACGCCGGCGACGTCACCACCCAGGTGGTGAGGGACCAGGCCACTTTCATGTTGCGCTTCTTCGTGCCGCAGATCATTTTCTACGGGCTGAGCGCCATCTTCGGGGGCCTGCTCAACTCCCACCGCCACTTCAAGGCACCGGCCTTCGCGCCCATCGCCAACAACCTGGTGGTCATCGCTACGGTGGTGGTATTCTACTTTCTGCCGGGACCGCGCGATAACTACCTGCACCTGGTATTCCTGGCCGTCGGCACCACCGTGGGCGTGGCGGCCCAGGCCTTCGTGCAGGTCCCCGCGCTCATGCGCATCGGGGTGCGCTACCAGCCGGTGCTCGACTTCAAGCACCCCGCCATACGCAAGATAGGGCGCCTGGCCGTCCCCCTGCTGGGATACGTGCTGTTGTGGCAGGTAGGCACGTGGTTCGTCTTCGCCCTGGCCATACAGGTCGACGGAGGGGTGCCTTCCTACCAGTACGCCCAGATGTTCTTCCAGCTGCCGTACGGCATCTTCGCCGTCTCCATCATCACCGCCATCTTCCCGGCCATGAGCGAGCATTCCGCCCTGCGCAAGATGTCCCGCTTCAAGGAGACCTTTAACCTGGGCGTGCGTTCGACCCTCCTCATCATCGTGCCCTGTGCCGTCATCTACCTGACCCTGAGCCAGCCCATCATCCGCTTCCTCCTGGAGCACGGCTTCTTCAAGGCCGGCGACACCGACCTGCTCGCGGGCGTGCTCTTCTACTTCGCGCTGGGGCTGATCCCATATTCCATAGACATGCTTCTCGTGAAGACCTTCTATTCCATGCAGGACACCCGCACCCCCATGATCATCAACTGTTTCGTGGTGGCCATAAACATCGGCGCCAACCTGCTCTTCTTCCACCTCATGGGCGTGGAGGGACTGGCCCTGGGGTTCGCCACCGCCTATGCCTTCTCCACGGTCATCCATGCCACGGTGCTGCGCCTGCGCCTGGGCCGCCTGGGGGGCAGGCGCGTGTTGGCGACCGTCACCAAGACCCTGGCCGCGGCCTCCGCCATGGCCCTGGTGATCTATGCCTCCCAGCAACTCCTCACCCGGCTCCATCCGGCCGCGGGATTCTGGACCGACCTGCTGGACATGCTGCTGCCCATGGCCGAAGGTCTCGTGGTCTTCTTCTTCGTGGCCCACGCCCTGGGCATGGAGGAGCTGACCATCCTCAAGGACATGCTCGCGCGCCAGCTGGGCCGGCTGGTCCCGCGCCGCCGGCGCGCCTGA
- a CDS encoding DUF2085 domain-containing protein: protein MIAVWWDSLLWELGFSICHQRLERMLFFAGRPLFVCSRDTGMLVSFFTLMLVLSLLRGRDRAGTPPWPVLAAGAAGILFLIWDGLTSYLGFRESTNTLRFLSGFAAGAGLAFPVAALVNGEVFGGDRSEKVGARPGDLLAAATAGGAVLVLYLWRPGPLYRLGQLWLLVCLLGTFWVLNLLLVYLFRPREGGGLTPGRALLAVALIAVELAGSYTLHRLFAGHGPAPPP, encoded by the coding sequence ATGATCGCGGTGTGGTGGGACAGCCTGCTCTGGGAACTCGGTTTCTCCATCTGCCACCAGCGCCTGGAGCGCATGCTCTTCTTCGCCGGGCGCCCCCTCTTCGTATGTTCGCGCGATACCGGCATGCTCGTCTCCTTCTTCACCCTCATGCTCGTGCTCTCCCTGCTGCGGGGCAGGGACAGGGCGGGGACGCCGCCCTGGCCAGTCCTGGCCGCCGGGGCGGCCGGTATCCTCTTCCTGATTTGGGACGGCCTCACCAGCTACCTGGGCTTCAGGGAGAGCACCAATACCCTGAGGTTCCTGAGCGGTTTCGCGGCCGGCGCGGGGCTTGCCTTTCCGGTGGCGGCGCTGGTGAACGGAGAGGTCTTCGGGGGAGACCGCTCCGAGAAAGTGGGAGCCCGCCCCGGCGACCTGCTGGCGGCGGCAACGGCGGGGGGCGCTGTGCTCGTCCTCTACCTCTGGCGCCCGGGTCCCCTCTACAGGCTGGGACAGCTGTGGCTGCTGGTGTGCCTGCTGGGGACCTTCTGGGTGCTCAACCTACTGCTCGTATACCTCTTCCGCCCCCGCGAAGGAGGGGGGTTGACGCCGGGGAGGGCGCTGCTCGCCGTGGCTTTGATTGCCGTAGAGCTGGCGGGCTCGTATACGCTGCACCGCCTCTTCGCGGGGCACGGCCCCGCGCCGCCGCCATGA
- a CDS encoding pyridoxal-phosphate dependent enzyme yields MEREIPLFRRYPRLRDTLPWASLGEWPTGVERMRRLEEAHGLPALYVKRDDLSSCHYGGNKVRKLEFVLADVARKGCSGVMTMGAAGSNHVLATTVHGARLGLSTTALLFDQPCAEYVRRNLLLDYKNGARLVWARSVPMVPLAYVKERAASRVRGERLYWLGPGGSSPTGCLGYVNAGLEIAEQVEEGMLPEPDYVVTAMGTHGTAAGLWLGLRLSGLRSRLVGVAVVETAYCNASRWARLVNRTADLLAQLDPGIAVPRARRSDLVYIDSELGRGYAHLTPADVRAVREARELEGLLIEGTYTGKALAATLELGKALGRGESVLFVDTYNSADLSSQVSGIDYHLLPAPFHRFFERPYRALEYEM; encoded by the coding sequence GTGGAGAGAGAGATACCCCTGTTCCGCCGCTACCCCCGACTGCGTGATACCCTGCCCTGGGCGTCACTGGGCGAGTGGCCGACAGGGGTGGAACGCATGCGCCGGCTGGAGGAGGCGCACGGCCTGCCCGCCCTCTACGTCAAGCGGGACGATTTAAGCTCATGTCATTACGGCGGCAACAAGGTGCGTAAGCTGGAATTCGTCCTGGCGGATGTGGCGCGCAAGGGCTGCAGCGGCGTGATGACCATGGGCGCGGCGGGTTCCAACCACGTACTGGCGACCACGGTCCACGGCGCAAGGCTGGGCCTCTCCACCACCGCCCTCCTCTTTGACCAGCCATGTGCCGAGTACGTGCGGCGCAACCTGCTCCTGGACTACAAGAACGGGGCGCGCCTGGTGTGGGCACGCTCCGTACCCATGGTCCCGCTGGCCTATGTCAAGGAGAGAGCGGCGTCTCGCGTGCGCGGGGAACGCCTGTACTGGCTCGGCCCGGGGGGTTCCTCTCCCACGGGTTGCCTGGGCTATGTCAACGCCGGCCTGGAGATTGCGGAGCAGGTGGAGGAGGGGATGTTGCCGGAGCCCGACTACGTGGTGACCGCCATGGGGACGCACGGCACCGCCGCCGGGCTTTGGCTGGGGCTGCGCCTGTCGGGCCTGCGTTCGCGCCTCGTGGGTGTGGCGGTGGTGGAGACGGCATACTGCAACGCTTCCCGGTGGGCGCGCCTCGTGAACCGGACCGCGGATCTGCTTGCGCAGCTGGACCCGGGGATCGCGGTCCCCAGGGCACGCCGGTCCGACCTTGTCTATATAGACAGTGAACTCGGGAGGGGATACGCGCACCTTACCCCGGCGGACGTGAGGGCGGTGAGGGAGGCGCGCGAACTGGAAGGGCTGCTCATCGAGGGCACCTACACCGGCAAGGCGCTGGCGGCCACGCTGGAGCTGGGGAAGGCGCTGGGGCGTGGCGAGAGCGTCCTCTTCGTGGACACTTACAACTCCGCGGACCTCTCATCGCAGGTCTCGGGTATCGACTACCATCTCTTGCCCGCGCCTTTTCACCGCTTCTTCGAGCGGCCTTACCGGGCGCTGGAATATGAGATGTAG
- a CDS encoding 4Fe-4S binding protein — MGYPKQVVKAFLSLWPFTHTVKRLSAYTPFKQLFAPLVRDGIFDVTFIPVFEDIPSSESTALPRQVIAELIKASSHRFIHNGCICRNQEGCVNYPRDLGCIFLGEAAARLHPSLGHRASVEECLEHLDRASETGLTGMVGRIWFDATTMGVLHDFRNFLVLCFCCDCCCLVRADIREAGPGFKDAIKKLEGVRVTVSDGCVGCGNCVETCFVGATSLAEGRSHIDPDLCKGCGRCAAACPNGAIRVEFDSEDVLYRELLARVRTAIR, encoded by the coding sequence ATGGGCTATCCAAAGCAGGTGGTGAAGGCCTTCCTCTCGCTGTGGCCCTTCACGCACACAGTGAAGAGGCTCAGCGCCTACACTCCCTTCAAGCAGCTCTTCGCCCCCCTGGTAAGGGACGGGATCTTCGACGTCACCTTCATCCCGGTCTTCGAGGATATCCCCTCCTCCGAGAGCACCGCCCTCCCTCGCCAGGTAATCGCCGAGCTCATCAAGGCCTCCTCTCACCGTTTCATCCACAACGGCTGCATCTGCCGCAACCAGGAGGGTTGTGTCAACTACCCCCGGGACCTGGGCTGCATCTTCCTGGGCGAGGCGGCGGCGCGCCTGCACCCGTCGCTGGGGCACCGCGCCAGCGTGGAGGAGTGCCTGGAGCACCTGGACAGGGCCTCGGAGACGGGGCTCACGGGCATGGTCGGACGCATCTGGTTCGACGCCACTACCATGGGAGTGCTGCACGACTTCCGCAATTTCCTGGTGCTCTGTTTCTGCTGCGACTGCTGCTGCCTGGTGCGCGCGGACATCAGGGAGGCCGGTCCGGGCTTCAAGGATGCCATAAAGAAACTCGAGGGAGTGAGGGTAACCGTGAGCGATGGCTGCGTGGGGTGCGGGAACTGCGTAGAGACCTGCTTCGTGGGGGCGACATCCCTCGCGGAAGGCCGGTCGCATATAGATCCCGATCTGTGCAAAGGGTGCGGCCGCTGCGCCGCCGCCTGCCCCAACGGTGCCATCCGGGTGGAGTTCGACTCGGAGGACGTCCTCTACCGCGAGCTGCTCGCACGGGTGCGGACCGCGATCAGGTGA